One window from the genome of Thiobacter sp. AK1 encodes:
- a CDS encoding M23 family metallopeptidase, whose product MNIIIVSDRLARSRTICLGRRDMTLLVAVVLGGMVLFAFLFSYLILFHLGDVRIPFVQHLILSAHQAEAEKNRLYLQQSLNAMAIKVGEMQAQMLRLDALGERLARMAGVRQEEFQFDRKPGQGGNPSSLPAHPVSLGEFAAEIEKLSRQLDDRAERLAVMESALSRERVRQSALPSAPPVPGGFFTSNFGWRIDPFTGLRALHEGVDFMAPIGAPILAAAGGIVVYSDYHPGYGNMIEIDHGNGLVSRYAHASKRLVKEGDVVLRGQKIGEVGNTGRSTGPHLHFEVLNRGVPQNPTRYLQPAG is encoded by the coding sequence ATGAACATCATAATCGTATCGGACCGGCTGGCGCGTAGCCGCACCATCTGCCTGGGGCGCCGCGACATGACACTGTTGGTCGCGGTAGTCTTAGGCGGCATGGTGTTGTTTGCCTTCCTGTTTTCCTATCTTATCTTGTTCCATCTGGGGGACGTGCGCATTCCTTTCGTGCAGCATCTGATTCTCTCCGCGCACCAGGCGGAAGCAGAAAAGAACCGCCTCTATCTTCAGCAAAGCCTCAACGCCATGGCGATCAAGGTGGGTGAGATGCAGGCCCAGATGCTGCGCCTGGATGCCCTGGGCGAGCGGCTGGCGCGCATGGCGGGGGTGCGCCAGGAGGAATTCCAGTTCGACCGCAAGCCCGGCCAAGGGGGTAATCCTTCCAGCCTGCCCGCGCATCCCGTGTCCCTGGGCGAGTTCGCCGCGGAGATCGAGAAACTCTCGCGGCAGTTGGACGACCGGGCGGAGCGCCTGGCCGTGATGGAATCGGCTCTGAGCCGGGAACGGGTGCGCCAAAGCGCATTGCCTAGCGCGCCGCCCGTCCCTGGCGGCTTTTTCACTTCCAATTTTGGTTGGCGTATCGACCCCTTCACCGGCCTGCGTGCGCTGCACGAGGGCGTGGATTTCATGGCGCCGATAGGCGCGCCCATCCTGGCCGCGGCGGGTGGCATCGTCGTGTATTCGGATTACCATCCCGGCTATGGTAATATGATTGAGATCGATCACGGCAACGGGCTCGTCAGCCGGTACGCCCACGCTTCGAAGCGTCTGGTCAAGGAAGGCGACGTGGTGTTGCGCGGTCAAAAGATCGGCGAGGTCGGCAATACCGGCCGCTCCACCGGACCCCATCTCCACTTTGAAGTCCTCAATCGCGGCGTGCCGCAGAACCCAACCCGTTATCTGCAGCCAGCAGGCTGA
- a CDS encoding response regulator transcription factor codes for MHEGSRDLLLVDDDDTLRRVLSRALGRRGFCVRSASSGEEALAMARADPPAYAVVDLKMTGMSGLALVPQLRALRTDMRILVLTGYASIATAVEAIKLGATHYLAKPADPNEIIAALGRASGDPALPVAAEPLSVDRLEWEHIQKVLAEHDGNISATARALKMHRRTLQRKLAKKPVPR; via the coding sequence ATGCATGAAGGAAGCCGCGATCTATTGCTGGTGGACGACGATGACACCCTGCGTCGGGTGCTGAGCCGGGCGCTGGGCCGGCGCGGCTTTTGCGTGCGTTCCGCATCGAGTGGCGAGGAGGCGCTGGCGATGGCGCGGGCCGACCCGCCGGCCTATGCGGTAGTGGACCTGAAGATGACCGGCATGTCGGGTTTGGCGCTGGTGCCGCAGTTGCGGGCGCTGCGCACGGACATGCGCATCCTCGTCCTCACCGGCTATGCCAGCATCGCCACCGCGGTGGAAGCCATCAAGCTGGGCGCCACTCATTATCTCGCCAAGCCCGCCGATCCGAACGAAATCATCGCCGCTCTAGGCCGGGCCAGCGGCGATCCGGCGCTACCGGTCGCAGCCGAGCCGTTGAGCGTGGACCGACTGGAATGGGAACATATCCAGAAGGTGCTCGCGGAGCACGATGGCAACATTTCCGCCACTGCACGCGCCCTGAAGATGCACCGCCGCACTCTGCAGCGCAAGCTCGCGAAGAAGCCGGTGCCGCGCTAA
- a CDS encoding DciA family protein, with product MTRKLSGFLTEPISGLGRLTREAKRLMTLQQDWEAIAPPGLARFSRVTPVKDGILTLYADNGAAAAKLKAQLPRLLSSFRQRGHDVTAIQVKVQVTSPSRERRRQARKPPIPAAGLAEIAALERKLAPSPLKQALTSLLRHQGQALAQDDSAQGDETEHHHQ from the coding sequence ATGACGCGCAAGCTCTCCGGCTTTCTTACCGAGCCGATATCTGGTCTTGGCCGTCTCACCCGCGAGGCGAAACGGCTCATGACCCTGCAACAGGATTGGGAAGCGATCGCGCCGCCGGGGCTGGCGCGGTTTTCACGGGTCACCCCGGTGAAGGACGGGATCCTGACCCTATATGCCGATAACGGCGCAGCCGCCGCGAAGCTGAAGGCGCAGCTGCCCCGCCTCCTGTCGAGTTTTCGTCAGCGGGGCCACGACGTTACTGCAATCCAGGTCAAAGTGCAAGTGACGAGCCCGTCGAGGGAGCGCCGGCGGCAAGCCAGGAAGCCCCCTATCCCAGCCGCCGGGCTGGCCGAAATCGCGGCCCTGGAACGGAAATTGGCCCCGTCTCCGCTTAAGCAGGCACTCACCAGCCTGCTGCGCCACCAAGGTCAGGCGTTAGCGCAGGATGACTCGGCTCAAGGCGATGAGACCGAGCACCACCACCAGTAG
- a CDS encoding ATP-binding protein codes for MPCHPANQSLRRLHVLRLIEIAGQLAAIAMAILWLGLDLPLAPLFTVVAALAVLSAFTWARLRWGGPVVEPELFAQLLVDVVAMSLLLYFTGGATNPFVSLYLLPLSVAAALLAAPYAWAIAALTVACYTLLLEYYVPLPGMELQAPLTTLMGGGQRALYMHGEHGQFGMHVLGMWLNFVISAGLITFFVQRIAASLRARERELAVAREEALRNERIVALGTLAAGTAHELATPLATVAVVAAELKDEFADDPELAPQLALIRDQVDQCKAVLKRLVESVGQLEGGVRREVALTDYVQALAERWRLLWPRTPVALRLGTGATAHLAIDDTLEQALLNLLNNAAKASPEGVEVSADTEGEWAVLRILDRGPGVPADVVAAAGKRFLPERSQADPSRQGLGIGLFLANATVERLGGQVRLKNRPDGGSVTEVRLPLVKGEGHA; via the coding sequence ATGCCTTGCCATCCCGCCAACCAGAGCTTGCGCCGCCTGCACGTGCTGCGGTTGATCGAGATCGCTGGCCAGCTTGCCGCCATCGCCATGGCCATCCTTTGGCTGGGGCTTGATCTGCCTCTGGCGCCCTTGTTCACGGTGGTTGCGGCGCTGGCTGTGTTGAGCGCCTTCACCTGGGCGCGGCTGCGCTGGGGCGGGCCGGTGGTGGAACCGGAACTCTTCGCGCAACTTCTGGTGGACGTGGTGGCGATGTCTTTGCTGCTTTATTTCACCGGCGGTGCCACCAATCCCTTCGTCTCCCTCTATCTGTTGCCCCTGTCGGTTGCCGCGGCGCTGCTCGCGGCCCCCTACGCCTGGGCCATTGCCGCCCTCACCGTCGCCTGCTACACCCTGCTACTGGAATATTACGTGCCGCTGCCTGGCATGGAGCTGCAGGCGCCCCTCACCACCCTCATGGGCGGGGGCCAGCGGGCACTATACATGCACGGCGAGCATGGCCAGTTTGGCATGCACGTGTTGGGCATGTGGCTCAATTTCGTGATCAGCGCCGGGCTCATCACCTTCTTCGTGCAACGTATCGCCGCTAGCCTGCGGGCGCGGGAGCGGGAGCTGGCGGTCGCGCGGGAGGAGGCGCTGCGCAACGAGCGCATCGTGGCGCTGGGCACGCTTGCTGCGGGCACGGCCCACGAGCTGGCCACCCCGCTCGCCACGGTGGCGGTGGTGGCCGCGGAACTGAAGGACGAATTCGCCGACGATCCGGAGCTTGCGCCCCAGCTTGCGCTGATTCGCGACCAAGTGGATCAGTGCAAGGCGGTGCTCAAGCGCCTGGTGGAATCCGTGGGGCAATTGGAAGGGGGCGTGCGCCGCGAAGTCGCGCTCACCGACTACGTGCAGGCGCTGGCGGAACGTTGGCGTCTGCTCTGGCCACGGACACCGGTTGCGCTGCGTTTGGGGACTGGCGCTACTGCGCACCTTGCCATCGACGATACCCTAGAGCAGGCCCTACTCAATCTGCTCAACAATGCGGCCAAGGCGTCGCCCGAAGGTGTGGAAGTTAGCGCAGACACCGAGGGCGAGTGGGCCGTGTTGCGCATCCTCGATCGGGGTCCTGGGGTTCCAGCCGACGTCGTCGCTGCCGCTGGCAAGCGTTTCCTGCCCGAGCGCTCGCAGGCGGACCCCTCCCGGCAAGGGCTGGGGATCGGCCTGTTTCTCGCCAATGCCACCGTCGAGCGGCTGGGTGGCCAGGTGCGCTTAAAAAACCGGCCCGATGGCGGGAGTGTGACGGAAGTCCGTCTGCCGCTGGTGAAGGGGGAAGGCCATGCATGA
- the secA gene encoding preprotein translocase subunit SecA has translation MISGLLKKIFGSRNERLIKQYTQVVRRINELEPKMQALSDQELAGKTVEFKQRLANGESLDDLLPEAFAVVREAGKRVLNMRHFDVQLIGGMVLHQNKIAEMRTGEGKTLVATLPAYLNALAGKGVHIVTVNDYLAQRDAEWMGRIHRFLGLSVGVNLSQTDHAAKQAAYAADITYGTNNEFGFDYLRDNMVYSPSDRVQRGLHYAIVDEVDSILIDEARTPLIISGQADDNTELYLRVNALVPRLIKQEEENGPGDYSVDLKAHQVILTEEGHEKAERLLGEAGLLPPGTSLYEPANIALMHHLYAALRAHALYHRDQHYVVQNNEVIIVDEFTGRLMPGRRWSDGLHQAVEAKEGVPIQKENQTLASITFQNYFRMYEKLAGMTGTADTEAYEFEQIYGLETVVIPTHRPMIRKDYLDLVYRTAAEKYRAVIADIRDCHTRGQPVLVGTTSIEINEYLSGLLKKEKLPHQVLNAKHHAREAQIVAQAGKPGMITIATNMAGRGTDIVLGGNPQPEIDAVINDDTLTEAQKEERINAIRAEWQKQHDFVIEQGGLHIIGTERHESRRVDNQLRGRAGRQGDPGSSRFYLSLEDPLLKIFASDRVAAIMQRLNMPEGEAIEHPWVTRAIENAQRKVEARNFDIRKQLLEYDDVANDQRKVIYEQRNALLEAEDVSDTIRAMREDVLRSIFYQHLPPESVEEQWDVAGLEKVLKAEFTLDVPAQRWLNEDSALDAEGLLARILEAAEAHYQAKVDAVGREAMHHFERGILLQSLDTHWREHLAALDHLRQGIHLRSYAQKQPKQEYKREAFELFSYMLDTIKHEVTRITLSVQIRSAEEVQVVDSHAEPANVQYHHADYDEVLGQAGQAAATATAPFVRAGEKIGRNDPCPCGSGKKYKHCHGRLT, from the coding sequence ATGATCTCTGGTTTGCTGAAAAAAATCTTCGGCAGTCGCAACGAGCGGCTGATTAAGCAATACACCCAGGTCGTGCGCCGCATCAACGAACTAGAGCCGAAGATGCAGGCCCTGTCCGACCAGGAGCTGGCGGGCAAGACCGTGGAATTCAAGCAACGCCTGGCCAATGGCGAGTCCCTGGACGACCTGCTGCCGGAGGCCTTCGCCGTGGTGCGCGAGGCCGGCAAACGCGTGCTCAACATGCGCCACTTCGATGTCCAGCTCATTGGCGGCATGGTGCTGCACCAGAACAAGATCGCCGAGATGCGCACCGGCGAGGGTAAAACCCTGGTCGCCACCCTGCCGGCCTATCTCAATGCCCTCGCGGGCAAGGGCGTGCACATCGTCACCGTCAACGACTACCTGGCCCAGCGCGATGCGGAATGGATGGGGCGCATCCACCGCTTCCTCGGCCTTTCCGTCGGCGTCAACCTGTCCCAGACGGACCACGCGGCGAAACAGGCTGCCTATGCCGCCGACATCACCTACGGCACCAACAACGAGTTCGGCTTCGACTATCTGCGTGACAACATGGTGTACAGCCCGAGCGATCGGGTACAGCGGGGGCTTCATTACGCCATCGTGGATGAGGTGGACTCCATCCTGATCGACGAGGCGCGCACGCCTCTCATCATTTCCGGCCAGGCTGATGACAACACCGAACTGTACCTGCGCGTCAACGCTCTAGTACCCCGCCTGATCAAGCAGGAAGAGGAAAATGGGCCGGGTGATTACAGTGTCGATCTCAAGGCTCACCAAGTGATCCTCACCGAGGAAGGGCACGAGAAGGCGGAGCGTCTACTCGGCGAGGCGGGGCTGCTGCCACCGGGTACTAGCCTGTACGAGCCCGCCAACATCGCTCTGATGCACCACCTCTACGCGGCGCTGCGGGCGCATGCCCTCTATCACCGGGACCAGCACTATGTGGTGCAGAACAACGAAGTCATCATCGTTGATGAATTCACCGGTCGACTGATGCCGGGTCGGCGCTGGTCCGATGGCTTGCATCAGGCGGTGGAAGCCAAGGAAGGCGTGCCCATCCAGAAAGAAAACCAGACACTGGCCTCCATCACCTTCCAGAACTATTTCCGCATGTACGAGAAGCTTGCTGGCATGACCGGCACGGCGGATACCGAGGCCTACGAGTTCGAGCAGATCTACGGCCTGGAAACGGTGGTGATTCCCACGCATCGGCCCATGATCCGCAAGGATTATCTGGATCTCGTCTACCGGACGGCGGCGGAGAAATACCGCGCCGTGATTGCCGACATCCGCGACTGTCACACTCGCGGTCAGCCGGTGCTGGTTGGGACGACCTCTATCGAAATCAACGAGTATCTCTCCGGGCTGCTCAAGAAGGAAAAACTGCCGCACCAGGTGCTCAACGCCAAGCACCACGCGCGCGAGGCGCAAATCGTCGCTCAGGCAGGCAAGCCTGGCATGATCACCATCGCCACCAACATGGCGGGCCGCGGTACCGACATCGTGCTGGGTGGCAACCCGCAGCCCGAGATCGACGCCGTCATCAATGACGACACTCTCACCGAGGCGCAGAAGGAAGAGCGCATCAACGCCATCCGTGCCGAATGGCAGAAGCAGCACGACTTCGTGATCGAGCAGGGTGGGCTGCACATCATCGGCACCGAGCGCCACGAGTCGCGCCGGGTGGACAACCAGTTGCGCGGACGTGCGGGCCGACAGGGCGATCCGGGCTCCAGCCGCTTCTACCTGTCTTTGGAAGATCCCTTGCTCAAGATCTTCGCCTCCGACCGGGTCGCGGCCATCATGCAGCGGCTCAATATGCCGGAAGGCGAAGCCATCGAACATCCCTGGGTGACGCGCGCCATCGAGAACGCCCAGCGCAAGGTGGAGGCGCGCAACTTCGACATTCGCAAGCAGCTACTCGAATACGACGACGTCGCCAACGACCAGCGCAAGGTCATCTACGAACAGCGCAACGCCTTGCTCGAAGCCGAGGATGTCTCGGACACCATCCGCGCCATGCGCGAGGACGTGCTGCGCAGCATCTTCTACCAGCACCTGCCGCCTGAAAGCGTGGAGGAACAGTGGGACGTCGCTGGGTTGGAGAAGGTCCTCAAGGCCGAGTTCACCCTCGATGTGCCCGCGCAGCGCTGGCTTAACGAAGACAGCGCACTCGACGCGGAGGGCCTGCTCGCCCGCATCCTGGAGGCAGCCGAGGCCCATTACCAGGCCAAGGTAGATGCGGTGGGCCGCGAGGCCATGCATCACTTCGAGCGCGGCATCCTGCTGCAGAGTCTGGACACCCACTGGCGCGAGCATCTCGCGGCGCTGGATCATCTGCGCCAGGGCATCCATTTGCGTTCCTACGCCCAGAAACAGCCGAAGCAGGAATACAAGCGCGAAGCGTTCGAACTCTTCTCCTACATGCTCGATACCATCAAGCACGAGGTCACCCGCATCACCCTCTCGGTGCAGATTCGCAGCGCCGAGGAAGTGCAGGTGGTGGACAGTCATGCCGAGCCGGCCAATGTCCAGTATCACCACGCCGATTATGACGAGGTGCTGGGCCAGGCAGGTCAGGCGGCGGCGACCGCAACCGCCCCCTTCGTGCGCGCCGGTGAAAAGATCGGTCGCAACGACCCTTGTCCCTGCGGCTCCGGCAAGAAGTACAAACACTGCCACGGTCGGCTGACCTGA